The proteins below are encoded in one region of Parvicella tangerina:
- the sov gene encoding T9SS outer membrane translocon Sov/SprA: MNTYLQRLFGLLILFGAGEAFAAEEEKWLFKDLAIDSPEVDLIYPISGSSDPSVPSGGTVDINPSNVETNVVYDPVTNTYIFTQTLPDGTNVVPPSSMTFEEYIQYQNDQSNRQYWQDKVNEQVDDARGKEADIPDFENDITEESLIKIPGSDFITIKPQGSAELKFGINISRTDNPVLPVKQRRITTFDFDQQIQMNLTGKIGDFMKIGFNYNTEATFDFENQLKLNYAGDEDEIIEVLEAGNVSMPLNSSLIQGSQSLFGIKSKLRFGRLSVTTILSQDRGQKKEIEVSGGAQVQEFEIKVDNYEENRHFFVGYHFHDTYDQSMATLPVPASQVQIQRMEVWITNRTNTYTDTRNILAFADLGESDPNHMENPSFANGSPANPDNGHNTLYQQLNNNASIRNYVNASSQLNSSFGMQQSVDYEKVENARLLAENEYSYNSLLGFISLNQSLNNDEVLAVAYQYTYKGKTYQVGEFSTDGVGGQSALYLKLLKSTVRNPKNQLWDLMMKNVYSLGAYQVDPANFRLDVWYNNPSTGVDVNYIPQAGTENIRLLIQMLKLDQLNQQQARYSDGVFDFIPVRASSGKVTTVGTINPQNGRLYFTTKEPFGKTLEESLQNVGLSQSVVDAIIFPQLYDSTKTAAQQIPELNRFKIKGTYQSSVSSEISLNALNIPQGSVQVTAGGRMLTEGTDYTVDYNLGRVKILNDGILSSGTPVKIQMESNSLFTIQQKSLIGTHLDYKISKDAQIGGTIMRLTEKPLTQKVNVGDEPIANTMLGLDGSFKKDVPFLTKMVDMIPFIDTKEMSTVNFSGEVAALLPGHNKAIGKTGNSFIDDFEGSQSSIDIRSFNTWVLASVPQGQPDLFPEASLSNDLEYGYNRSKIAWYVIDPLFFNNNNLTPDHIRNSPMQSDHRMRQVLVNEVFPNKQLATGSLNNIPVLDLAYYPSERGPYNFDTQNVDPATGEFTNPEDRWAGIMRTITINDFEAANIAYIQFWMMDPFSENHPNGTNEDSPNTTGGELYFNLGNVSEDILKDGRKSFENGIPAAGPDDNGQYTNGDVTETAWGWMPTTQVVVTAFDNDLDSRLNQDVGLDGLRNDLEAAFFEDYLNSLNVNADVQAAIEEDPSNDNYRFFRDDRWDDQQADILTRYKLYNNPDGNSPTSEISANINDDGYSTSATTLPNIEDINGDNNLNETEAYFQYKVNLKPQNMEVGTNFIVDKIEGTDDQSGKKVTWYQFRIPINEYSSTVNGIQDFRAIRFIRLFMKGWSQEAVLRFARLELVRGEWRPYLGELFTPGEYIQGEESGTSFDVTAVNLEDNGSKLPINYNLPPNVNRQINYQTANLAQQNEQSLVLDVCGLKDGDARAAFRNVQFDVRNYNKIEMYVHAESGTDVEEDLKDDEITVFVRLGTDFNQNYYEYEMPVKVSEWYNHKQESIWPVENNMVIDLNVLKDLKKERNRINFSIFERYTKSDTTAPDRNVTVVGNPNLQAMKTVMIGVRNPKRDDPYNQWLPDDGQDKCAEVWVNELRLSDFNESPGWATIGRVNAQLADFADVSLAGNYSSPGWGSIEKSVSERQQEHIYGFDASTTVQLGNFFGDRVGLRLPVYLGYSRNVIRPLYDPLNPDLILERQEGMEDQDWYDYLDNSIDLTERRAINFTNVSFSPKKKDGSAPKPHFWNISNFALNLSYNEVNKKDINTRYNNTKNYLVGFNYSFSKSPRPWEPFKGINFIRKSDWLRLLRDFNIYLAPKQIGFKTTMNRTYNEYAVRYNFIGGENLEFPQYNKTSNWDRDYTFKYDLTKALSFDLSAKNRSFINEPFGQVDYGMFGYEDQNKQDSTWNSLKTFGENMNYSHNVNVSYKWPFNKFPLTEWISLTTRYTGSFDWTREPLAVPDTMPVGHIVQNSRQISWNGKLTMSRLYDKIPYLKDVNKKYKKGRSPFSKSKMKGGGKGAGNNKKEEEDEEDEDKDGVGIIVLDQIARLVMSLDNVTASYSTTDGIMLPGYGNQTNVLGLSPVNNSIANTPYEYVFGGNQEYDMFGRPTNQGVLSFANTAYSSGWLIDSDNDTTNRFIPNIPTMYMVNHSEKANFKATLKPFNGLKIDLDGNFNLSENTNSTLGYEDLDGDGFDDFALLNPQFSGMFSKTIISWRTAFVKDQGSDENSLFNSTFANMLDLRPEVSQVISDQTISNDFNFNHIAEDSVSSGGGYADGFNGLQQNVLIGSFIAAYTGVDPGHKSVTNIFNRMPLPNWRVTFDGLTNLKFVKKWFKRITFNHAYRSTLNIAGYTTNLNYDNNQAVVDLNGNVIAQKQIMQVSISEQFAPLLGIDVTLKNDLTAKFEFKKDRNIGLGLANAQITEIKGTELTIGSGYTWRDIKFPIKIKEKTVTNDLILRLDISMRDNKTIIRKIAEDQNQPTAGQKIISIKFSASYQLTDKFQLRAYFDRVVNKPFISTSYPTANTNSGVALRFQL; this comes from the coding sequence GTGAACACATATTTACAGCGGCTCTTTGGGCTCCTAATATTATTTGGAGCTGGAGAAGCGTTTGCTGCAGAGGAAGAAAAATGGCTCTTTAAAGATCTGGCCATTGACTCCCCTGAGGTCGATTTGATCTATCCCATCTCTGGGTCAAGTGATCCATCGGTACCTTCTGGAGGAACAGTTGATATAAATCCGAGCAACGTTGAGACGAACGTAGTATATGATCCCGTTACAAATACTTACATTTTTACCCAGACATTGCCAGATGGAACAAATGTAGTTCCTCCGAGCTCAATGACGTTTGAGGAGTATATCCAGTATCAGAATGATCAGAGTAATCGTCAGTATTGGCAAGATAAGGTTAATGAACAGGTGGATGACGCAAGAGGAAAGGAAGCTGATATCCCTGATTTTGAAAATGATATCACGGAAGAATCGCTGATTAAGATTCCTGGATCTGATTTTATTACGATAAAACCGCAGGGGTCTGCCGAATTGAAATTTGGAATTAACATTAGTAGAACCGACAATCCTGTTCTTCCTGTGAAACAAAGAAGAATCACCACGTTTGATTTTGATCAGCAGATTCAAATGAACCTTACCGGAAAGATTGGAGATTTCATGAAGATTGGGTTTAATTACAATACTGAAGCTACGTTCGATTTTGAAAACCAATTGAAGTTAAACTATGCTGGTGACGAAGATGAAATTATTGAAGTGTTGGAGGCTGGTAACGTGAGTATGCCCCTAAACTCTTCCTTGATCCAAGGGTCACAGAGCTTGTTCGGTATAAAGTCAAAGTTAAGATTCGGGAGGTTAAGTGTAACAACCATTCTCTCACAAGATAGAGGTCAGAAAAAGGAGATTGAAGTTTCGGGAGGTGCTCAAGTCCAAGAGTTTGAAATAAAGGTTGATAACTATGAAGAAAACAGACACTTTTTTGTAGGTTATCATTTCCATGACACCTATGATCAAAGTATGGCTACCTTGCCAGTTCCAGCAAGTCAGGTGCAAATTCAGCGTATGGAGGTGTGGATCACTAATAGAACCAATACCTACACCGATACGAGGAATATTTTAGCATTTGCAGATTTAGGAGAGTCAGATCCAAATCACATGGAAAACCCAAGTTTTGCAAATGGAAGTCCTGCTAATCCAGATAACGGTCACAATACACTATATCAGCAATTAAATAATAACGCATCAATTCGTAATTATGTTAACGCCTCAAGCCAGTTGAATAGTTCGTTTGGGATGCAGCAGAGCGTTGATTACGAAAAAGTTGAAAATGCTAGATTATTGGCTGAAAACGAATACTCCTACAATAGTTTGCTCGGTTTTATCTCGTTGAACCAATCGTTGAATAATGATGAGGTGCTGGCAGTGGCATACCAATACACGTATAAAGGAAAAACTTATCAGGTTGGGGAGTTTAGTACAGATGGAGTAGGTGGACAAAGTGCTCTTTACTTGAAGCTGTTGAAATCAACAGTCAGAAACCCGAAAAATCAACTTTGGGATCTGATGATGAAAAACGTTTATTCGTTGGGAGCTTATCAGGTTGATCCAGCTAACTTTAGACTGGACGTATGGTACAATAACCCAAGTACTGGTGTTGATGTAAACTATATTCCTCAAGCAGGTACCGAGAATATACGCTTGTTAATTCAGATGTTGAAGTTAGATCAGCTCAACCAGCAGCAAGCGCGCTATAGTGATGGTGTTTTCGATTTTATTCCAGTCCGTGCCTCCAGCGGTAAAGTGACTACGGTTGGAACAATTAACCCGCAAAACGGTCGACTCTACTTTACAACCAAGGAGCCCTTTGGCAAAACATTAGAGGAATCCTTGCAGAATGTAGGCTTGAGTCAAAGTGTTGTGGATGCAATCATATTTCCTCAACTTTATGACAGTACGAAAACAGCAGCTCAGCAGATTCCAGAGTTGAACCGTTTTAAGATTAAAGGAACCTATCAGTCATCGGTAAGTAGTGAAATTTCTTTGAATGCGCTAAATATACCTCAGGGATCTGTGCAGGTTACAGCTGGTGGAAGGATGTTGACAGAAGGCACAGATTATACCGTTGATTATAACCTGGGAAGAGTTAAAATTTTGAATGATGGAATCCTCAGTTCAGGAACACCGGTGAAGATACAGATGGAGAGTAATTCGCTTTTTACCATCCAACAGAAGTCACTCATTGGAACCCACTTAGATTATAAGATCAGCAAGGATGCGCAAATTGGAGGAACCATCATGCGCCTAACTGAAAAACCGTTGACGCAAAAAGTAAATGTAGGTGATGAGCCGATAGCGAATACGATGCTTGGACTAGATGGAAGTTTCAAAAAAGATGTGCCTTTTTTGACCAAGATGGTTGATATGATTCCTTTTATTGATACCAAGGAGATGTCAACCGTTAACTTCTCTGGTGAAGTTGCGGCTCTATTACCTGGACATAATAAAGCGATTGGTAAAACCGGTAATTCATTTATTGATGATTTTGAAGGTTCACAGTCCAGTATTGATATCCGGTCTTTTAATACATGGGTGCTGGCATCGGTTCCGCAGGGTCAGCCCGATCTTTTTCCAGAGGCTTCCTTAAGTAATGATCTTGAGTACGGGTATAACAGATCAAAAATTGCCTGGTATGTGATTGATCCATTGTTCTTTAACAATAATAACCTGACTCCTGATCATATCAGAAACAGTCCGATGCAATCAGATCATCGAATGAGACAAGTATTGGTAAATGAAGTTTTTCCCAACAAACAATTGGCTACAGGATCATTGAACAATATTCCAGTCCTCGACTTGGCTTATTACCCTTCAGAAAGAGGACCATATAATTTTGACACACAAAATGTGGATCCAGCTACGGGAGAGTTCACTAACCCAGAGGATAGATGGGCAGGGATCATGAGAACCATCACAATTAATGACTTCGAGGCGGCCAACATCGCTTATATCCAATTCTGGATGATGGATCCCTTTAGTGAAAATCATCCAAATGGGACCAACGAAGATTCTCCGAATACAACAGGAGGAGAATTGTATTTCAACCTGGGAAATGTGAGTGAAGACATCTTGAAGGATGGACGAAAGTCATTTGAAAATGGTATTCCAGCTGCTGGTCCTGACGATAATGGGCAATACACCAATGGCGATGTGACGGAAACGGCTTGGGGATGGATGCCTACAACACAAGTCGTTGTTACGGCATTTGATAATGATTTGGACTCAAGATTGAATCAGGATGTTGGATTGGATGGACTTCGCAATGATTTGGAGGCTGCGTTTTTTGAAGATTACTTAAACTCTTTAAATGTTAATGCTGATGTTCAGGCAGCCATAGAAGAAGATCCTAGTAATGATAATTATCGCTTCTTTAGGGATGACAGGTGGGATGATCAACAGGCGGATATCTTAACCCGCTATAAGTTGTATAATAACCCTGATGGAAATTCACCGACATCTGAGATCTCTGCAAACATTAATGATGATGGGTATTCCACTAGTGCAACTACATTGCCCAATATTGAAGATATTAATGGAGATAACAACCTCAATGAAACTGAAGCTTACTTCCAGTATAAGGTTAATTTGAAGCCTCAGAATATGGAAGTAGGAACTAACTTTATTGTAGACAAAATTGAAGGTACCGATGATCAAAGTGGTAAGAAAGTAACATGGTATCAGTTTAGAATACCGATCAATGAATACTCTTCTACTGTTAATGGTATTCAGGACTTTAGAGCAATTCGTTTCATTAGACTATTTATGAAAGGCTGGTCGCAAGAGGCTGTTTTAAGATTTGCAAGACTTGAATTGGTACGTGGCGAATGGAGGCCTTACCTGGGTGAGTTATTTACACCTGGTGAATATATTCAGGGGGAGGAGAGTGGAACTTCGTTTGATGTAACGGCTGTGAACCTAGAAGATAACGGTAGTAAGTTGCCGATTAATTATAACCTGCCACCAAATGTAAATAGGCAGATCAATTATCAAACTGCAAACCTTGCTCAGCAAAACGAACAATCCTTGGTGCTCGATGTCTGTGGCCTTAAAGATGGAGATGCCAGAGCAGCATTTAGAAATGTTCAGTTTGATGTTCGGAATTACAACAAAATAGAAATGTACGTTCATGCAGAGTCTGGAACAGATGTTGAGGAAGACTTGAAGGATGATGAGATAACTGTTTTTGTTCGACTTGGAACCGATTTTAACCAAAACTACTATGAATATGAAATGCCAGTAAAGGTTAGTGAGTGGTATAACCATAAACAAGAAAGTATATGGCCAGTTGAGAATAATATGGTCATTGACCTGAATGTGCTGAAAGACCTTAAGAAAGAACGAAACAGAATTAATTTCAGCATTTTTGAACGTTATACGAAATCAGATACCACTGCACCCGATAGAAATGTAACTGTAGTTGGTAATCCTAACTTACAGGCCATGAAGACGGTTATGATTGGTGTTAGGAACCCAAAAAGAGATGATCCTTACAACCAGTGGCTACCCGATGACGGGCAAGACAAATGTGCAGAGGTGTGGGTGAACGAATTACGTCTGAGTGACTTCAACGAGTCGCCAGGGTGGGCTACCATTGGTAGGGTAAATGCCCAATTGGCTGATTTCGCTGATGTGTCACTTGCTGGTAACTACTCTTCGCCCGGTTGGGGGAGTATTGAAAAGAGTGTTTCCGAAAGACAACAAGAACACATTTATGGTTTTGACGCAAGCACTACTGTTCAACTCGGTAATTTCTTTGGTGATCGTGTGGGGCTTAGACTGCCTGTTTATTTAGGCTATTCAAGAAATGTGATTCGACCACTCTATGACCCGCTTAATCCTGATTTAATTCTGGAGAGACAAGAAGGAATGGAAGATCAGGATTGGTATGATTATCTGGATAATTCTATTGACCTTACTGAAAGGAGGGCAATCAACTTTACAAATGTCTCATTTTCCCCAAAGAAAAAGGATGGGTCCGCACCAAAACCACATTTTTGGAATATTTCAAATTTTGCACTAAACCTATCCTATAACGAAGTCAATAAGAAAGACATTAACACTCGTTACAACAACACCAAGAACTATCTGGTAGGGTTTAATTACAGCTTTTCCAAATCTCCGCGTCCATGGGAGCCTTTCAAAGGGATTAACTTCATTCGTAAATCAGATTGGCTAAGATTACTTCGAGACTTTAATATCTATCTGGCACCGAAACAGATTGGTTTCAAAACAACAATGAATCGAACCTACAATGAGTATGCTGTTCGTTATAACTTTATCGGAGGTGAGAATCTGGAGTTTCCACAGTACAATAAAACCTCCAACTGGGATAGGGATTATACTTTCAAATATGACCTAACAAAAGCCTTGTCTTTTGATTTAAGCGCCAAAAATAGATCATTTATTAACGAACCTTTTGGTCAGGTAGATTATGGAATGTTTGGTTATGAAGACCAGAATAAGCAAGATTCAACATGGAATAGTCTAAAGACGTTTGGGGAAAACATGAATTATAGCCATAATGTGAATGTGAGCTACAAGTGGCCATTCAATAAGTTTCCGTTGACTGAATGGATTTCATTAACAACCAGATATACTGGTTCTTTTGACTGGACCAGAGAGCCGTTGGCTGTTCCTGATACGATGCCTGTGGGACACATCGTGCAGAACTCTAGACAAATCAGCTGGAATGGAAAGTTGACGATGTCAAGGCTATACGATAAAATCCCCTACCTCAAAGACGTTAATAAGAAGTATAAAAAAGGTAGGTCTCCCTTCAGTAAGTCCAAAATGAAAGGGGGTGGCAAAGGTGCCGGAAATAACAAGAAAGAGGAAGAAGACGAAGAGGATGAGGACAAGGATGGAGTAGGGATTATTGTTCTAGACCAGATTGCACGTCTAGTTATGTCATTAGACAATGTTACGGCTAGTTATTCAACTACGGATGGAATCATGTTGCCAGGTTATGGCAACCAAACAAATGTTTTGGGTCTAAGTCCAGTTAATAACTCAATAGCAAATACACCTTATGAGTACGTCTTTGGAGGAAATCAGGAGTACGATATGTTTGGAAGACCTACTAATCAAGGTGTACTTTCCTTTGCCAATACAGCTTATAGTAGTGGATGGTTGATAGATTCTGATAACGATACCACCAATCGATTCATTCCTAACATTCCTACAATGTACATGGTCAATCACTCTGAGAAGGCGAATTTCAAAGCAACGCTCAAGCCTTTTAATGGATTGAAAATTGATCTTGATGGTAATTTCAATTTATCTGAGAATACCAATTCAACCCTGGGTTATGAAGATCTTGATGGAGACGGTTTTGATGATTTTGCACTATTAAATCCTCAGTTTAGTGGAATGTTTAGTAAAACGATTATCAGTTGGAGAACAGCCTTTGTCAAAGATCAAGGAAGTGATGAGAATTCTTTATTTAATTCAACATTTGCAAACATGCTGGATCTTCGTCCGGAAGTTTCACAAGTGATCAGTGACCAAACTATTAGTAATGATTTCAACTTCAATCATATCGCTGAGGATAGTGTGAGTTCTGGAGGTGGCTATGCAGATGGGTTTAACGGACTACAACAGAATGTTCTGATAGGTTCATTTATTGCAGCATATACTGGGGTTGACCCAGGACACAAGTCGGTTACCAATATCTTTAACAGAATGCCGCTTCCAAACTGGAGAGTAACGTTTGACGGGTTGACCAATTTGAAATTCGTGAAGAAATGGTTCAAGCGGATTACCTTTAACCATGCTTATCGAAGTACCTTGAATATTGCGGGTTACACCACAAACTTGAATTATGATAATAACCAGGCAGTAGTTGATCTTAACGGAAATGTAATTGCTCAAAAACAGATTATGCAAGTCTCTATTTCAGAACAATTCGCTCCATTATTGGGAATAGACGTCACATTGAAGAATGATCTAACAGCAAAATTTGAGTTTAAAAAAGATAGAAATATAGGTCTTGGTTTGGCAAATGCTCAAATTACAGAGATAAAAGGAACTGAACTCACGATTGGTTCAGGGTACACCTGGAGAGATATTAAGTTTCCGATTAAAATAAAGGAGAAAACAGTTACCAACGATCTGATATTGCGATTGGATATTTCAATGAGAGATAATAAAACGATCATTAGGAAGATTGCTGAAGATCAAAATCAACCAACAGCAGGTCAGAAGATTATATCGATTAAGTTTTCAGCTTCCTATCAACTCACAGATAAGTTTCAGTTGAGGGCGTATTTTGATAGGGTAGTCAATAAACCATTTATCTCAACTTCCTACCCTACGGCCAATACAAACTCTGGTGTGGCACTCAGGTTCCAGTTGTAG
- the pnuC gene encoding nicotinamide riboside transporter PnuC, with translation MSVNLDTLLEWSSVICGLLYLILIIYEKIWCWFFGILGSALSIWLFYRTQLYSESILYIYYVIIGFYGWYIWSKKSIAKAANDLDLSTDSKSTEVQESFKEWPILHHLISILSCGVLSLGVGYLFSNYTNARSAYLDAFTTVFSFFASFLEAKKVVSAWLYWIILNGITIYLYDLRELDKYKLLTVVYFVASFIGFYQWNKKYQLQKS, from the coding sequence GTGAGTGTAAATTTAGATACATTACTGGAATGGAGCAGTGTAATCTGTGGATTACTCTACCTTATTTTAATCATTTACGAAAAGATATGGTGCTGGTTTTTTGGAATATTGGGATCGGCATTAAGCATTTGGTTATTCTATCGAACACAACTTTACTCGGAGTCCATATTGTATATTTACTATGTAATTATAGGCTTTTACGGATGGTATATTTGGAGCAAAAAAAGTATTGCTAAAGCAGCTAATGATTTAGATCTATCAACCGACTCAAAAAGCACAGAAGTTCAAGAGAGTTTTAAAGAATGGCCAATCCTACATCACCTTATCTCAATTCTTTCTTGTGGGGTTCTTTCCTTAGGCGTTGGATACCTCTTTAGCAATTATACCAATGCCAGAAGTGCCTACCTTGATGCTTTTACAACTGTATTTAGTTTTTTCGCATCCTTTTTAGAAGCTAAAAAAGTAGTCAGCGCATGGCTTTATTGGATTATTCTAAACGGAATTACCATCTACCTCTATGACTTGAGAGAACTAGACAAATATAAGCTACTTACCGTGGTTTACTTTGTCGCCTCATTCATTGGATTCTATCAATGGAACAAAAAATATCAACTTCAAAAAAGTTAA
- the gcvH gene encoding glycine cleavage system protein GcvH, with protein MNIPAELKYTKDHEWVKVEGDVATIGITDFAQGELGDIVYVEVETEGETLDQEEVFGTVEAVKTVSDLFMPVSGEVMAFNEELEANPEVVNSDPYGDGWMIKVKLADTAEIDALLSADDYKSLVG; from the coding sequence ATGAATATTCCTGCTGAATTAAAGTACACAAAAGATCATGAGTGGGTCAAAGTTGAAGGTGATGTTGCCACTATCGGAATTACTGATTTTGCTCAGGGAGAGCTGGGAGATATCGTATACGTAGAGGTAGAAACTGAGGGCGAAACTTTAGATCAGGAAGAAGTGTTTGGAACAGTTGAGGCTGTTAAAACAGTTTCTGACTTATTCATGCCAGTTAGTGGAGAAGTGATGGCATTTAACGAAGAACTTGAAGCAAATCCAGAAGTCGTGAATAGTGATCCGTATGGAGACGGATGGATGATCAAGGTGAAACTTGCTGATACAGCTGAAATTGATGCGTTGCTTTCAGCAGACGACTACAAGTCGCTAGTAGGATAA
- a CDS encoding VanZ family protein translates to MKFRSFWPAICWTLLILGLSFMPGKSFPSADWMDWFKLDKWVHAFLYAVLFTLLFIPIQERKMIGHARLVLLSVSFCLFLGLFTEIVQGVFLVDRSGDLPDMIANTLGVFLSVLFFRFKDKKWPWKVTNE, encoded by the coding sequence GTGAAGTTTCGGTCATTCTGGCCTGCAATATGCTGGACCCTGCTAATTCTGGGGCTGAGTTTTATGCCTGGAAAATCATTCCCGTCAGCCGATTGGATGGATTGGTTCAAACTTGATAAGTGGGTGCATGCGTTTTTATATGCCGTGTTATTCACGCTGCTTTTTATCCCTATTCAGGAGCGAAAAATGATCGGGCACGCTCGTCTGGTGCTTTTAAGTGTTAGCTTTTGCTTGTTTCTTGGGTTGTTTACTGAAATTGTTCAGGGTGTTTTCCTTGTTGATCGATCAGGAGATTTACCAGACATGATTGCTAACACCTTGGGCGTGTTTTTGTCGGTCTTATTTTTCAGATTTAAAGATAAAAAATGGCCCTGGAAAGTCACTAATGAGTAA
- a CDS encoding 2OG-Fe(II) oxygenase family protein has protein sequence MFRNGYHKTGIKALDDDAFKKAFKNFVSKDFSYRENFLQKHFKKSIDGYSYLGQEDSLNQYDFDQLHSFVLSRFNNLDDFPDEFRPLLTEPWDKILGLVKNLERQVLEKIGDNEVVKFYERHIGHMMSANYYPAECCLGQERLSMHKDVSMFTVFPFGVDRDLEFLVNDSWESADALKEVIIFPGYLIERISKGSIKAVEHRVRQPEGVIERFSFAIFSIPIPDHRFVLDDKPSTTTEFMDEYLNLF, from the coding sequence ATGTTTAGAAACGGTTATCATAAAACAGGAATTAAAGCTTTAGATGATGACGCTTTTAAGAAAGCCTTCAAAAACTTTGTTTCAAAGGACTTCAGCTATCGAGAAAACTTTTTACAAAAGCATTTCAAAAAGAGCATCGATGGGTATTCCTATCTTGGTCAAGAAGATAGTTTGAACCAGTATGATTTTGATCAACTACATTCATTTGTGCTTTCAAGATTTAATAATCTTGATGATTTCCCTGATGAATTTAGACCATTGCTAACTGAGCCATGGGACAAGATACTTGGCTTGGTGAAAAATTTAGAACGACAGGTTCTCGAGAAGATTGGAGATAATGAGGTTGTGAAATTCTACGAGCGTCATATTGGTCACATGATGTCTGCCAATTATTACCCTGCTGAATGTTGTCTTGGCCAAGAAAGACTTTCCATGCATAAAGACGTATCTATGTTCACAGTTTTTCCTTTTGGCGTAGATCGAGATCTAGAGTTTTTAGTAAATGATTCTTGGGAGTCTGCTGATGCGCTTAAGGAAGTGATTATTTTCCCAGGATATCTGATAGAACGCATTTCAAAAGGAAGTATTAAAGCTGTGGAACACCGAGTTCGTCAACCTGAAGGTGTAATTGAGCGATTTTCGTTTGCTATCTTTTCTATTCCGATTCCTGATCATCGTTTTGTATTAGATGATAAACCATCTACTACAACCGAATTCATGGATGAATACTTGAACCTATTTTAG
- the ruvA gene encoding Holliday junction branch migration protein RuvA, whose protein sequence is MITHIDGVLEEKNPAFTVIDVNGIGYMLHISLNTFSALPDKGRVRLFTHLSIREDAHVLFGFHSKEEREMFRHLISVSGVGPSTARMVLSGMTASECAGAIVNEDVATFKSVKGIGAKTAERIIVDLKNKVDADLVVGEKLFSSNNTIKNEALSALVVLGVDKKRADKIISKALADNGGDLSVEELVKLTLKSL, encoded by the coding sequence ATGATAACGCATATTGATGGAGTTTTAGAGGAAAAGAATCCGGCATTTACTGTGATAGATGTGAATGGTATTGGATACATGTTACACATTTCGTTGAACACTTTTTCAGCTCTACCAGATAAGGGTCGTGTGAGGTTGTTTACTCATCTGTCTATCCGAGAAGATGCGCATGTGCTTTTTGGTTTTCATTCAAAAGAGGAGCGAGAAATGTTCAGGCATTTGATCTCTGTTTCCGGAGTAGGACCGTCCACAGCTAGAATGGTGCTGTCTGGTATGACTGCTTCGGAATGCGCGGGAGCCATTGTTAACGAAGATGTCGCAACCTTTAAAAGTGTCAAAGGAATTGGAGCCAAAACCGCAGAAAGAATCATTGTGGATCTGAAGAACAAGGTGGACGCTGATCTCGTAGTTGGTGAAAAATTATTCTCTTCAAACAATACTATTAAAAATGAGGCGTTATCTGCATTAGTTGTTTTAGGGGTAGATAAGAAGCGGGCTGATAAGATTATCTCAAAGGCATTGGCCGATAATGGAGGGGATTTATCAGTAGAGGAATTGGTTAAACTAACCCTGAAATCGTTGTAG
- a CDS encoding energy transducer TonB yields the protein MELKKSKSANMDNLANKLGFYSVGGVFALALTLCYMEYTSFELIQTELEAEGNDEAPESFVVNMAAPPPPPPPPPPPPPPPPPVADEVEIADDDEEETEVTVMDQESDAPPPPPPPPPPPVEEEPVVEEIFDVVEEQPEFPGGMAEMYSYLGDEIKYPQMAQDNNIQGKVYVQFVVEKDGSITDVNVIKGVHGTLDDEAIRVVSGMPKWTPGKQRGKAVRVRYTIPINFTIN from the coding sequence ATGGAATTAAAGAAGAGCAAATCGGCTAACATGGATAACCTGGCAAATAAGCTTGGGTTTTATTCTGTTGGAGGTGTGTTTGCACTGGCTCTTACACTCTGCTACATGGAATATACCAGTTTTGAATTGATTCAAACGGAGCTGGAAGCAGAGGGTAATGACGAGGCGCCAGAGAGTTTCGTAGTAAACATGGCTGCGCCACCGCCACCACCACCGCCACCACCACCACCGCCACCACCACCGCCACCAGTTGCGGATGAGGTTGAAATAGCGGATGATGATGAAGAAGAAACAGAGGTTACTGTGATGGATCAGGAGTCTGATGCTCCGCCACCACCACCCCCACCGCCACCACCACCAGTTGAAGAAGAACCAGTGGTTGAAGAAATCTTCGATGTGGTTGAGGAACAACCAGAATTCCCAGGAGGAATGGCAGAAATGTATTCGTATCTGGGTGATGAGATTAAGTATCCTCAAATGGCTCAGGATAATAACATCCAAGGAAAAGTTTACGTTCAGTTTGTCGTTGAAAAAGACGGTTCAATTACGGATGTAAATGTGATCAAAGGAGTTCACGGAACTTTGGATGATGAAGCAATCCGAGTAGTATCAGGAATGCCAAAATGGACACCTGGTAAACAAAGAGGAAAAGCGGTGAGGGTAAGATATACCATCCCAATCAACTTTACGATCAACTAA